A stretch of Rhinopithecus roxellana isolate Shanxi Qingling chromosome 12, ASM756505v1, whole genome shotgun sequence DNA encodes these proteins:
- the LOC104679910 gene encoding uncharacterized protein LOC104679910, with amino-acid sequence MLNSREKYSLAEESSGKRSQRRIKAGQDGSRLSELLSAPSVSPGERIAPLIKPLTPQRPHGAPAQARALAPKESHSDVFEMGLVPGPVLLPPGAGQPQKEDKSAWKDDRTAEPSGRCSSELGRRLDPPKVILIALTDKPALRRRPECSAPRVRRRKHPGLQFWPFSAP; translated from the coding sequence ATGCTGAATTCCCGCGAGAAATACAGTCTTGCCGAGGAGTCCTCTGGGAAACGTAGTCAGAGACGTATCAAGGCCGGGCAAGATGGCTCCCGATTGTCAGAATTGCTGTCCGCGCCTAGCGTCAGCCCAGGCGAAAGGATCGCCCCCCTCATCAAACCGCTCACGCCCCAGAGGCCTCACGGAGCCCCGGCTCAGGCTCGGGCCTTGGCCCCCAAAGAAAGCCACTCCGACGTGTTTGAGATGGGCTTAGTTCCCGGACCCGTCCTACTGCCCCCAGGCGCTGGACAGCCTCAGAAGGAGGACAAGTCTGCATGGAAAGATGATCGCACAGCTGAGCCTTCTGGGAGATGTAGTTCGGAGCTGGGAAGGCGGTTGGACCCTCCGAAAGTCATCTTAATTGCTCTCACAGATAAGCCGGCGCTGCGCCGCAGGCCTGAGTGCTCTGCGCCCAGAGTGCGCAGGCGCAAACATCCCGGGTTGCAGTTTTGGCCTTTTAGTGCTCCTTAG